The Geovibrio ferrireducens genome includes a region encoding these proteins:
- the rplA gene encoding 50S ribosomal protein L1, translating into MAKGKQYQAASEKVDCEKLYDLEEAIALAKEVAFAKFDETVDIAVKLGVNPKHADQMVRGSVSLPNGTGKTVRVLAFAKGDKAKEAKDAGADIVGDEELVEKVQGGFMDFDKVVATPDMMALVGKLGRVLGPRGLMPNPKVGTVTPNIGNVVKELKAGMIEFRVDKNGIIHAIVGKKSFDSQKLFENVKALLETLVRLKPSTAKGQYVRGITVSTTMGPGVKVDHQKVINTL; encoded by the coding sequence ATGGCAAAAGGGAAACAGTACCAGGCTGCTTCCGAGAAGGTAGACTGCGAAAAGCTCTACGACCTGGAAGAGGCAATTGCCCTCGCAAAAGAAGTCGCATTCGCGAAGTTCGATGAAACTGTCGACATCGCAGTGAAGCTCGGAGTAAACCCCAAACACGCAGATCAGATGGTGAGGGGCTCAGTCAGTCTGCCTAACGGAACAGGTAAGACCGTGAGAGTGCTTGCATTCGCAAAAGGCGATAAAGCCAAAGAAGCGAAAGATGCAGGTGCAGATATTGTCGGTGATGAGGAACTTGTTGAAAAGGTTCAGGGCGGCTTTATGGATTTCGATAAAGTTGTCGCAACACCTGACATGATGGCTCTCGTCGGTAAGCTCGGACGTGTACTCGGACCGAGAGGACTTATGCCTAACCCCAAAGTGGGTACGGTAACGCCTAACATAGGTAACGTGGTGAAAGAACTCAAAGCGGGTATGATTGAGTTCCGTGTTGATAAAAACGGTATCATCCACGCTATCGTAGGCAAAAAAAGCTTCGACTCTCAGAAACTTTTTGAGAACGTCAAGGCACTTCTGGAAACTCTCGTACGTCTTAAGCCTTCAACAGCTAAAGGACAGTACGTAAGAGGGATCACAGTTTCTACCACAATGGGACCCGGCGTTAAGGTAGACCACCAGAAAGTGATTAACACACTTTAA